TTTCTCCCTGgtttggctgctggggcagGCTGCCTGTTGTGTTTTGTCGCGCATGTTTTACCATGCCGTCGCGCGACCTCTCTGTGCAGAGAACGAGTTAGGCATAGCTCAATTACCGGTCCTAGGACAAGAAGACTGTACGGTTTCAGAAAAAGTTTCCTACAGAACGGACATGCAGTAGCGGCCTGGCCGGTATCTAATCGATAGTCAATGGGCGAAGATGCAGGGGGAACTCATTATGCTTACGGGTCACCTCATGGCGTTGCAAATGCGCCTTTCGCTGATAAGATTTATCACACTGAGCGCACCGGAACATGGTTCCATACGTGGACTGCCCAAGAATGACATTGGTCAAATGAGAAGTAGAAGTGGAGATGCACGATCGTGGTGGTTTGATGCGATCTATCGAAACCTGCATACAGGATCATGTGATTCTACTATTTCATGTGATTAATCAGCCATATACAGCATCCCGACGACTGGTCCACCTGCATACAGACGGGGCTGAAATAGAATTGTCAAGAGTTAACTAATTGATGCCATGCTCCTCTGTTGTAGTGTAAGGATGTGAATATACTTAGTGATGGCGCGGGGTCCGGGATGCGGCCATTGGAAACAGCGCCGAGTCTGTTGCACTTacccttcccctccatcaGCAAAAGACGAGGACAAACTTCGAGGACGATCCTCAATATTCGCCAATCTGAATTGGATCTACATCGGATTGAACTTCAGCTAGCCTCCGTGCGAGGCTGAGGGCTGGTTTCGATTTCCTCATTGGCGCCCCGCCCCATCGTGGGCTGTTTAGTGCTACGATAACCACGGATCCTTGGAGCCTAAGGTGCGCGTCCCCAGCTGAGTTCCagaccttcttcaaccagatCTCTTCTCCCAGCAATTATCTCAAACTAATCTTCTTTCCCCGTCCCAATAATAGACACCAAATTCATTGTAAACAGTGCACACAGCGGATAACCCTACACCATGGTGGCTGAAAACTTGATCATCCGGAATCTTAGTTCCACGCCAATTACACTGAAGCGCATTGAACGCTTTCGCGCCCCTGAGAAGGCTCGCGATGTCGATATCGGCGCCCTGGCAAAGAACTTCACCAGACTTGTGACTAACGTCACTCGCGCTGAGGCGCCTGTCACATCAATTGAAGAAAACACCAAAGCTTTTGAGCACAAGGATGTCGATATCCATGTGGAACCCTTCAAGACGGTTCGCACTGATCTTCGTTCCTTCATTGACTCGGACAAGGAGCGAATCCGTTGGGTTTTCGAGTCAAAGGGTGAGCGACACCAAATCCAAACTCCAGTTCCTACGACCGAGACTGCCAGTATGAAGCCGTTGAGCAACGATGCCAAACTTAGGTTTACTGGCATTTTCTCACCGGCGGGATCCCACCTCGCCGTTTTCTCCTCCGCAAACTTGAACGCATGGATGCGAGAGCTGAAGGATGATACTCTGctttcctccctctccatcccaGGAACGCACAACTCACCAACTTGCCATGTTGCACCACCCTCTGTCCGCTGCCAGGCCGTCGACCCGCGCGAGCAGCTTAAAAACGGCGTCCGGTTCTTCGACATCCGGGTCCAACCCAAGTTTCCTGAGGACAAATCCAAGGACGAACTCGCCCTCGTGCACAGCACGTTCCCTATTTCCCTAACTGGGGAGAAATTGTTCCGTGATCTCGAACGTGAAGTCAACGACTTCCTTGAACACAACCCCTCTGAGACCCTCATCATCTCTTTGAAACGCGAGGGCCCAGGAAATCACACCGACCAACAACTCAGTCGTATCGTTCGCGATCACTACGCCCGTGACGGGAGTAGATGGTATACCGATCCAAAAATCCCAACCCTAGGCGAAGCCCGCGGCAAGATTGTTCTTGTCCGCCGCTTCGACATGCTTGAGGAACTCAAGGGCATCCACGGCGGCCGAGGTTGGGGCATCAACGCCACCGGTTGGGCAGACAACTGTGACAACGCCGCCTGTCCGAGTGGCCAATTAGTCGTTCAAGATTTCTACGAAGTCCTGGAAGCCCAGAACATCGATAAGAAAGTCCAATACGTGACCGCGCACTGCAAACGTGCTGGCGAAACCTCCTACCCGTTTGGAGTTCTCCCAGGACCCCAGGCGACCAGGGCCCATCCGTTTTATATCAATTTCCTCAGCGCAAGCAACTTCTTCAAACTGGGAACATGGCCTGAGAAAATTGCCGAAAAGGTGAACCCGGCCACTGTTGATTATCTTTGCAGGAGGcatggagagaaagagggggCTGATTGGGGAACTGGCGTTCTGGTTACGGACTGGGTTGGcttggatggggattgggatcTTGTCAGGGCTATTGTGGGGTTGAACGCTAAGCTTATGACGAGACAGAGGAATAATGAGAACAAGGACCACAAGGAGAACCATGAAAGAAAATAGGCTTGTGACGGTTGATAATTGATACCATGGTCTAGGACCTGTTGCGGTTAGCTTAGCTATGCTTTAATTTTTACAGACGATTGATTATCCAGTTTTGGACGTTAACATGGGTTAAG
This sequence is a window from Aspergillus puulaauensis MK2 DNA, chromosome 6, nearly complete sequence. Protein-coding genes within it:
- a CDS encoding phosphatidylinositol-specific phospholipase C (COG:T;~EggNog:ENOG410PKC3;~InterPro:IPR000909,IPR017946;~PFAM:PF00388;~go_function: GO:0008081 - phosphoric diester hydrolase activity [Evidence IEA];~go_process: GO:0006629 - lipid metabolic process [Evidence IEA]), with product MVAENLIIRNLSSTPITLKRIERFRAPEKARDVDIGALAKNFTRLVTNVTRAEAPVTSIEENTKAFEHKDVDIHVEPFKTVRTDLRSFIDSDKERIRWVFESKGERHQIQTPVPTTETASMKPLSNDAKLRFTGIFSPAGSHLAVFSSANLNAWMRELKDDTLLSSLSIPGTHNSPTCHVAPPSVRCQAVDPREQLKNGVRFFDIRVQPKFPEDKSKDELALVHSTFPISLTGEKLFRDLEREVNDFLEHNPSETLIISLKREGPGNHTDQQLSRIVRDHYARDGSRWYTDPKIPTLGEARGKIVLVRRFDMLEELKGIHGGRGWGINATGWADNCDNAACPSGQLVVQDFYEVLEAQNIDKKVQYVTAHCKRAGETSYPFGVLPGPQATRAHPFYINFLSASNFFKLGTWPEKIAEKVNPATVDYLCRRHGEKEGADWGTGVLVTDWVGLDGDWDLVRAIVGLNAKLMTRQRNNENKDHKENHERK